A single region of the Actinoplanes sp. SE50/110 genome encodes:
- a CDS encoding LacI family DNA-binding transcriptional regulator: MARRCGVSVATVSRVFNSPEVVSRQTRQHVLGMAAEIGYLPNESARTLATKKSHMVGLVWDTDHRRPGWRHPFLQDILVALKGALSAQGLHLLMLAPDQSAGPVGRQRFLRAVQRHSVDGVVIIDNGSRDPAVLALVDAEVPCVALDLRFTGPTCTYITSDNAGGGRLAAAHLLERGHQRIATITGPERNWPAGERLAGFRAALAAAGRPLPDDLVVAGDFYLDSGDAAMTALLSRDPRPTAVFAAGDEMAVGALRAAHRAGLRVPQDVAIVGFDDIELAALIPPGLTTVAQDKTGIGTSAAEAIVAMLSGAPTPAPTTLPTTLITRGST; the protein is encoded by the coding sequence TTGGCACGTCGGTGCGGCGTATCCGTCGCCACCGTGTCCCGGGTCTTCAACTCACCGGAGGTGGTCAGCCGGCAGACCCGCCAGCACGTCCTCGGCATGGCCGCCGAGATCGGCTACCTACCGAACGAGTCGGCGCGCACCCTGGCCACCAAGAAGTCCCACATGGTGGGCCTGGTGTGGGACACCGACCACCGCCGGCCCGGCTGGCGGCACCCGTTTCTGCAGGACATCCTGGTCGCCCTCAAGGGCGCGCTCAGCGCGCAGGGCCTGCACCTGCTCATGCTCGCGCCCGACCAGAGCGCCGGACCGGTCGGCCGGCAGCGCTTCCTGCGCGCGGTGCAGCGGCACAGCGTCGACGGCGTGGTGATCATCGACAACGGCAGCCGCGATCCGGCCGTGCTCGCGCTGGTCGACGCCGAGGTGCCGTGCGTCGCCCTGGATCTGCGCTTCACCGGGCCGACCTGCACCTACATCACCTCCGACAATGCCGGCGGCGGTCGGCTGGCCGCGGCGCACCTGCTCGAACGCGGCCATCAGCGGATCGCCACCATCACCGGTCCGGAGCGGAACTGGCCGGCCGGGGAACGGCTCGCGGGGTTCCGGGCGGCCCTCGCCGCGGCGGGTCGCCCCCTGCCCGACGACCTCGTGGTGGCCGGCGACTTCTATCTCGACAGCGGTGACGCCGCCATGACCGCGCTGCTCAGCCGGGATCCGCGGCCCACCGCGGTGTTCGCCGCCGGCGACGAGATGGCGGTCGGCGCGCTGCGCGCGGCACACCGGGCCGGCTTGCGGGTGCCGCAGGACGTGGCGATCGTCGGCTTCGACGACATCGAACTGGCGGCGCTGATCCCTCCCGGACTCACCACCGTCGCCCAGGACAAGACCGGCATCGGCACGTCCGCCGCGGAGGCGATCGTCGCGATGCTCTCCGGCGCGCCGACGCCGGCGCCGACCACGCTCCCCACCACGCTCATCACGCGCGGCTCCACCTGA
- a CDS encoding MFS transporter codes for MPRLYQATPRVTFTVLAAAAAAFALMQSLVTPVLPTIQRDLHTTTGTVTWVLTAWLLAASVATPLMGRIADMIGKDRTLLVALAAIAAGCLIAALAPNVTVLIAARVVQGLGAAVFPVSFGIIRDIYPPQRVTSAIGILAAVIASGSGVGIVLAGPIVGVLDWRWLFWIPMIAVTLVGLVAWRVVPPSPAGGRGRINWLSAVLLAGWLVALLLPLSKGTAWGWASGRTLGLLTAAAVLLAGWMLSELRSAEPLIDMRMMRLPAVWTTNLVSLLFGAAMFGVFAFLPQLMQVPASSGYGFGASVTGAGLLMLPMMVTMAVSGSLSGPLTRWVGNKAQLLIGAALGAVAALTLALAHSSPSVVAVTGGVFGIGLGLLYSSMINLIVQSVPRTQTGVASGMNTNIRTIGASIGTALVSTVVTSHPGPRGLPAEAGYTEAFLLLAVASAAAFLVALLVPAGRKPAVRPTPVTVPELTPVEV; via the coding sequence ATGCCTCGACTTTACCAGGCGACCCCGCGCGTCACCTTCACGGTGCTGGCCGCGGCCGCCGCGGCGTTCGCCCTCATGCAGTCCCTGGTCACCCCGGTCCTGCCCACCATCCAGCGGGACCTGCACACCACCACCGGCACGGTCACCTGGGTGCTCACCGCCTGGCTGCTGGCCGCCTCGGTGGCCACCCCGCTGATGGGCCGGATCGCCGACATGATCGGCAAGGACCGCACCCTCCTGGTCGCCCTCGCCGCCATCGCCGCGGGCTGCCTGATCGCCGCGCTCGCTCCGAACGTCACCGTCCTGATCGCCGCCCGCGTCGTGCAGGGCCTGGGTGCCGCCGTCTTCCCGGTCTCGTTCGGCATCATCCGCGACATCTACCCACCGCAGCGCGTCACCTCGGCGATCGGCATCCTGGCCGCCGTCATCGCCAGCGGCAGCGGCGTCGGCATCGTGCTGGCCGGCCCGATCGTCGGCGTCCTCGACTGGCGCTGGCTGTTCTGGATCCCGATGATCGCGGTCACCCTGGTCGGCCTGGTCGCCTGGCGCGTCGTCCCGCCGTCCCCGGCCGGCGGCCGCGGCCGGATCAACTGGCTCTCCGCCGTCCTGCTCGCCGGTTGGCTGGTCGCCCTGCTGCTGCCGCTGAGCAAGGGCACCGCCTGGGGCTGGGCCTCCGGCCGCACGCTGGGCCTGCTCACCGCCGCCGCGGTGCTCCTGGCCGGCTGGATGCTCAGCGAGCTGCGCTCCGCCGAGCCCCTGATCGACATGCGGATGATGCGCCTGCCCGCGGTCTGGACCACCAACCTGGTCTCGCTGCTGTTCGGCGCCGCCATGTTCGGTGTCTTCGCCTTCCTGCCGCAGCTCATGCAGGTCCCGGCCAGCAGCGGCTACGGCTTCGGCGCCAGCGTCACCGGGGCCGGCCTGCTGATGCTGCCGATGATGGTGACCATGGCGGTGTCCGGCTCGCTCAGCGGCCCGCTCACCCGATGGGTCGGCAACAAGGCCCAGCTGCTGATCGGCGCGGCCCTCGGCGCGGTCGCCGCCCTCACCCTGGCGCTCGCGCACAGCTCGCCGTCGGTCGTGGCGGTCACCGGCGGCGTCTTCGGGATCGGCCTCGGCCTGCTCTACTCCTCGATGATCAACCTGATCGTGCAGAGCGTGCCGCGCACCCAGACCGGCGTCGCCAGCGGCATGAACACCAACATCCGCACCATCGGGGCGTCGATCGGCACCGCGCTGGTCAGCACCGTGGTCACCAGCCACCCCGGGCCGCGCGGGCTGCCCGCCGAAGCCGGCTACACCGAGGCGTTCCTGCTGCTCGCCGTGGCCAGCGCAGCCGCCTTCCTGGTGGCGCTGCTGGTCCCGGCCGGCCGCAAGCCGGCCGTCCGGCCGACGCCGGTCACGGTGCCCGAGCTCACCCCGGTCGAGGTCTGA
- a CDS encoding ABC transporter substrate-binding protein yields MRLSRFLQMAAAASAVAMLATACGSDGGSGGGAGDNVTLNVSLFGNFGYQELYQQYEQAHPNIRIQERTADYNAHHRDLATHLATGSGAADIEAVDTGFIAQMRAVGNQFTDLGTDRAGEYLPWKWQASLTKDGKQIGYGTDVGGLAICYRRDLFQQAGLPADREQVSAAWAGGWDRFIEVGKKFAEKAPEGSAFFDGGGALYNAIIGQAPVGFYDSNDAIVVNSNPEVKKAWDLSVQAIQANLSAKLVESSPEWDNGFAKSRFAAIACPAWMMAKIKDQSKAFAGKWDVASVPGGGGNWGGSYLTVPRQGKHVDEAKKLAAWLTAPEQQSKVFTTKGLLPSIPSLYDRPEIGALQDPFFNNAPIGKIFTTAAKQLQPQHQGPRAGDIQTAIRDGLTRVEQGNQTPDQSWAQTLKDVDRLAK; encoded by the coding sequence ATGCGCCTGTCTCGATTCCTGCAGATGGCGGCGGCGGCCTCGGCCGTCGCGATGCTGGCCACCGCCTGCGGCTCCGACGGCGGTTCCGGCGGCGGTGCCGGCGACAACGTCACGCTGAACGTCAGCCTGTTCGGCAACTTCGGGTACCAGGAGCTCTACCAGCAGTACGAGCAGGCCCACCCGAACATCAGGATCCAGGAGCGGACCGCCGACTACAACGCGCACCACCGGGACCTGGCCACCCACCTGGCCACCGGCTCCGGCGCCGCCGACATCGAGGCGGTCGACACCGGCTTCATCGCCCAGATGCGCGCGGTCGGCAACCAGTTCACCGACCTCGGGACCGACCGGGCGGGCGAGTACCTGCCGTGGAAGTGGCAGGCGTCGCTGACCAAGGACGGCAAGCAGATCGGTTACGGCACCGACGTCGGCGGCCTGGCCATCTGCTACCGCCGCGACCTGTTCCAGCAGGCCGGCCTGCCCGCCGACCGGGAGCAGGTCTCCGCGGCCTGGGCCGGCGGCTGGGACAGGTTCATCGAGGTCGGCAAGAAGTTCGCCGAGAAGGCCCCGGAGGGCAGCGCGTTCTTCGACGGTGGCGGCGCGCTCTACAACGCGATCATCGGGCAGGCGCCGGTCGGTTTCTACGACTCGAACGACGCGATCGTGGTCAACTCCAACCCCGAGGTCAAGAAGGCCTGGGACCTCAGCGTGCAGGCGATCCAGGCGAACCTCTCGGCCAAGCTGGTGGAGAGCTCGCCGGAGTGGGACAACGGCTTCGCGAAGAGCCGGTTCGCCGCCATCGCCTGCCCCGCCTGGATGATGGCCAAGATCAAGGACCAGTCCAAGGCGTTCGCCGGCAAGTGGGACGTCGCGTCCGTGCCCGGCGGCGGCGGCAACTGGGGCGGGTCGTACCTGACCGTTCCGAGGCAGGGCAAGCACGTCGACGAGGCCAAGAAGCTGGCCGCCTGGCTCACCGCCCCCGAGCAGCAGTCCAAGGTCTTCACCACCAAGGGCCTGCTGCCCTCGATCCCGTCGCTGTACGACAGGCCGGAGATCGGCGCGCTCCAGGACCCGTTCTTCAACAACGCCCCGATCGGCAAGATCTTCACCACCGCCGCCAAGCAGCTCCAGCCGCAGCACCAGGGCCCGCGCGCAGGTGACATCCAGACCGCGATTCGCGACGGCCTGACC